A DNA window from Micromonospora sp. NBC_01739 contains the following coding sequences:
- a CDS encoding MBL fold metallo-hydrolase has product MAARIDHAVTSGTFSLDGQTFEVDNNVWVVGDDTECLVIDAPHDMEAILKVVAGRRVTAIVATHAHDDHVRVAPQLSQATGAPVLLHPADRVLWDMVHPDQSPGGELHDGQRIEVGGSTLTVLHTPGHSPGACCLHDPTQEVVFTGDTLFAGGPGATGRSYSDFGTIIDSIRDRLLTLPPQTVVHPGHGDSSTIGAEAPQLPQWLARGH; this is encoded by the coding sequence ATGGCCGCCCGCATCGACCACGCCGTCACCTCCGGCACCTTCTCCCTGGACGGGCAGACCTTCGAGGTCGACAACAACGTCTGGGTGGTCGGCGACGACACCGAGTGCCTCGTCATCGACGCCCCCCACGACATGGAGGCCATCCTGAAGGTGGTCGCCGGCCGACGGGTCACCGCGATCGTCGCCACCCACGCCCACGACGACCACGTCCGGGTAGCCCCGCAGCTATCCCAGGCCACCGGTGCGCCGGTGCTGCTGCACCCCGCTGACCGGGTGCTGTGGGACATGGTGCACCCCGATCAGTCGCCCGGCGGCGAGCTGCACGACGGACAGCGGATCGAGGTCGGCGGCAGCACCCTGACCGTGCTGCACACCCCCGGGCACAGCCCCGGCGCGTGTTGCCTGCACGACCCCACCCAGGAGGTCGTCTTCACCGGCGACACCCTCTTCGCGGGTGGGCCGGGTGCCACCGGTCGCTCCTACAGCGACTTCGGCACCATCATCGACTCGATCCGGGACCGGCTGCTCACCCTGCCGCCGCAGACCGTGGTACACCCCGGTCACGGTGACAGCAGCACCATCGGCGCCGAGGCGCCGCAGCTGCCGCAGTGGCTGGCCCGGGGGCACTGA
- a CDS encoding S-(hydroxymethyl)mycothiol dehydrogenase, with protein sequence MSQQVRGVISRSKGAPVEVTDIVVPDPGPGEAVVRVQSCGVCHTDLHYREGGINDDYPFLLGHEAAGIVEQVGAGVDGIAPGDFVVLNWRAVCGECRACRRGRPWYCFATHNAAQKMTLTDGTVLTPALGIGAFAEKTLVHAGQCTKVDPAARPAAVGLLGCGVMAGLGAAMNTGGVTRGDSVAVIGCGGVGDAAIAGALLAGATTIVAVDTDSRKLDWARKFGATHTVNASESDPVAEIQAATGGFGADVVIDAVGRPETWKQAFYARDLAGTVVLVGVPTPEMRVELPLLDVFGRGGALKSSWYGDCLPSRDFPMLTELYLQGRLDLDAFVTEEIGLDGVEQAFARMHHGDVLRSVVVF encoded by the coding sequence GTGAGCCAGCAGGTCAGGGGCGTCATCTCGCGGAGCAAGGGCGCACCCGTCGAGGTCACCGACATCGTGGTGCCGGACCCGGGGCCGGGCGAGGCGGTGGTACGGGTGCAGTCCTGCGGGGTCTGCCACACCGACCTGCACTACCGCGAGGGTGGCATCAACGACGACTACCCCTTCCTGCTCGGACACGAGGCCGCCGGCATCGTCGAGCAGGTCGGCGCGGGGGTCGACGGAATCGCCCCGGGCGATTTCGTGGTGCTCAACTGGCGGGCCGTCTGCGGCGAGTGCCGGGCCTGTCGCCGTGGCCGCCCGTGGTACTGCTTCGCCACCCACAACGCCGCCCAGAAGATGACCCTGACCGACGGCACCGTCCTCACCCCGGCCCTGGGCATCGGCGCCTTCGCCGAGAAGACCCTGGTGCACGCCGGCCAGTGCACCAAGGTGGACCCGGCCGCCCGGCCCGCCGCCGTGGGGCTGCTCGGCTGCGGGGTGATGGCCGGCCTCGGCGCGGCGATGAACACCGGCGGGGTGACCCGGGGCGACTCCGTGGCCGTGATCGGCTGCGGCGGGGTCGGTGACGCGGCGATCGCCGGTGCGCTGCTGGCCGGGGCGACGACGATCGTGGCCGTGGACACGGACTCCCGCAAGCTGGACTGGGCCCGGAAGTTCGGCGCCACCCACACGGTGAACGCCTCCGAGAGCGACCCGGTGGCCGAGATCCAGGCCGCCACCGGCGGGTTCGGCGCCGACGTGGTCATCGACGCGGTCGGTCGGCCGGAGACCTGGAAGCAGGCCTTCTACGCCCGCGACCTGGCCGGCACGGTCGTGCTGGTCGGGGTGCCCACCCCCGAGATGCGGGTCGAGCTGCCGCTGCTGGACGTCTTCGGCCGGGGCGGGGCGCTGAAGTCCAGCTGGTACGGCGACTGCCTGCCCAGCCGGGACTTCCCCATGCTCACCGAGCTCTACCTGCAGGGTCGCCTGGACCTGGACGCCTTCGTCACCGAGGAGATCGGCCTGGACGGGGTCGAGCAGGCCTTCGCCCGGATGCACCACGGCGACGTGCTGCGCTCGGTGGTGGTCTTCTGA
- a CDS encoding 3-deoxy-7-phosphoheptulonate synthase, protein MTDEPGTSLLEAPRPLPAQQPPWDPGTGLPAVLDRLRAEAPLVTSASCCSLHRELGRVAAGEALVLQAGDCAERFADATEERTAARIDLVAALADIIEYGTGRPVVRIGRMAGQYAKPRSQDWERTPDGQLLPVYRGDAVNSPEPTPAARVSDARRLLAAYEHAARTLDHLFLADLLPTLGGADSAFSLTYTGHEALLLDYEQALVRDDDHRGGRYASSGHFLWIGERTRQATGAHIEFAERISNPVGVKVGPDAAGTEIAALTARLTRGHDPGRLSLIVRMGDRVGTELPRLLKVLGPAAERVLWVCDPMHGNTRRNRHGQKTRVVAEVIHEVRTFLTVLGEHRLTMSGLHLETTPEPVGECVDSATELDGYLDRYTSACDPRLNPSQAERVVSAAVEAGWGRGAR, encoded by the coding sequence ATGACCGATGAGCCCGGCACCTCGCTGCTCGAGGCACCTCGCCCTCTCCCCGCTCAGCAGCCGCCCTGGGATCCCGGCACCGGGCTGCCCGCCGTACTGGACCGGCTGCGCGCCGAGGCTCCCCTGGTCACCTCGGCCTCCTGCTGTTCGCTGCACCGCGAGCTGGGTCGGGTGGCCGCCGGGGAGGCCCTGGTCCTCCAGGCCGGCGACTGCGCGGAACGGTTCGCCGACGCCACCGAGGAGCGGACCGCCGCCCGGATCGACCTGGTGGCGGCCCTGGCGGACATCATCGAGTACGGCACCGGCCGCCCGGTGGTCCGGATCGGACGGATGGCCGGCCAGTACGCCAAGCCCCGCTCCCAGGACTGGGAGCGCACCCCCGACGGGCAGTTGCTGCCGGTCTACCGGGGTGACGCGGTCAACTCACCGGAGCCGACCCCGGCCGCCCGGGTCAGTGACGCCCGTCGGCTGCTGGCCGCGTACGAGCACGCCGCCCGCACCCTGGACCACCTGTTCCTGGCCGATCTTCTGCCTACCCTGGGCGGCGCCGACAGCGCCTTCTCCCTGACCTACACCGGGCACGAGGCGCTGCTGCTCGACTACGAGCAGGCCCTGGTCCGCGACGACGACCACCGTGGCGGCAGGTACGCCTCCTCCGGCCATTTCCTCTGGATCGGCGAGCGCACCCGACAGGCCACCGGGGCGCACATAGAGTTCGCCGAACGGATCAGCAATCCGGTCGGGGTCAAGGTGGGCCCGGACGCCGCCGGTACGGAGATCGCCGCCCTGACGGCACGACTCACCCGGGGACACGACCCGGGTCGGCTCAGTCTCATCGTCCGGATGGGCGACCGGGTCGGCACGGAACTGCCCCGCCTGTTGAAGGTGCTCGGCCCCGCCGCAGAGCGGGTGCTGTGGGTCTGCGACCCGATGCACGGCAACACCCGACGCAACCGGCACGGGCAGAAGACCCGGGTGGTGGCGGAGGTGATCCACGAGGTGCGGACCTTCCTCACCGTGCTGGGCGAGCACCGGCTGACCATGTCCGGACTCCACCTGGAGACCACCCCGGAGCCGGTGGGCGAATGCGTCGACTCCGCCACCGAACTGGACGGGTACCTCGACCGGTACACCTCGGCCTGTGATCCCCGGCTGAACCCGAGTCAGGCCGAGCGGGTGGTCAGCGCCGCCGTCGAGGCCGGTTGGGGAAGGGGGGCGCGGTGA
- a CDS encoding DUF3626 domain-containing protein: MALRDRSAALDTITRLLEVAGVRADPRQLVAAIGRQGLITLNFHPDRLLADGRTVAQSLATEGVYRSQFETGISNGGLTAYPGGDRDRWEQRMFGGAYQWPGVRPAERPKYGGLNLLDHPDGAAARFGSCHLRLRPEVLHRTTFCFGDSHLGPSVFGTPEVCDPVVAALLTATVTTGGCLGRAGIDLVVLTERLLRHREQDPATAPAGRALDDYIEAQVHGEVRLGRDVRELVADPSFQGTPVGAALAAAAQRHGFRLRWHAGFTLPVDQVDAEFRGPAIPPLAARVHAEFARPGEPLHAALIGRAAASVVTEPHRWADRGPITDTLQHLKQLWHVLVRFGLPADGG; the protein is encoded by the coding sequence GTGGCGTTGCGGGACCGATCCGCCGCGTTGGACACCATCACCCGGCTGTTGGAGGTCGCCGGGGTCCGCGCCGACCCGCGGCAACTCGTCGCGGCGATCGGCCGACAGGGCCTGATCACCCTCAACTTCCACCCCGACCGGCTGCTGGCCGACGGCCGCACGGTCGCGCAGTCCCTGGCCACCGAGGGGGTCTACCGCAGCCAGTTCGAGACCGGAATCTCCAACGGCGGGTTGACCGCCTACCCGGGCGGTGACCGGGACCGGTGGGAGCAGCGGATGTTCGGTGGGGCGTACCAGTGGCCGGGGGTGCGCCCGGCGGAGCGGCCCAAATACGGGGGCCTGAACCTGCTCGATCATCCGGACGGGGCGGCTGCCCGCTTCGGCTCCTGCCATCTGCGGTTGCGCCCCGAGGTGCTGCACCGCACCACCTTCTGCTTCGGCGACAGCCATCTGGGCCCCTCCGTGTTCGGCACCCCGGAGGTCTGCGACCCCGTGGTGGCCGCCCTGCTCACCGCCACGGTGACGACCGGCGGGTGTCTGGGTCGTGCCGGTATCGACCTGGTCGTCCTCACCGAGCGGCTGCTGCGCCACCGTGAGCAGGATCCCGCCACGGCACCCGCCGGGCGGGCCCTGGACGACTACATCGAGGCCCAGGTGCACGGAGAGGTGCGGCTGGGGCGGGATGTGCGGGAACTCGTCGCCGATCCCTCGTTCCAGGGCACCCCGGTCGGTGCGGCCCTGGCCGCCGCCGCGCAACGCCACGGTTTCCGGCTGCGGTGGCACGCCGGCTTCACCCTGCCGGTGGACCAGGTCGACGCCGAATTCCGGGGGCCGGCCATCCCACCCCTGGCCGCCCGGGTGCACGCCGAGTTCGCCCGGCCGGGTGAACCCCTGCACGCCGCCCTGATCGGCCGGGCCGCCGCCTCGGTGGTCACCGAGCCGCACCGCTGGGCCGACCGGGGCCCGATCACGGACACCCTGCAACACCTCAAGCAGTTGTGGCACGTACTGGTGCGCTTCGGTCTTCCCGCAGACGGCGGGTGA
- a CDS encoding MBL fold metallo-hydrolase, whose product MFITTVVADAFATKCYLVATAEGGDCVVVDPGYGVAERLGQALDRHGLTARAVLLTHGHLDHTYSVPAVEATHRLPIYLHPADHHMLADPFSGLGDEFGPQFAQLLGPEWSWRQPHDVHTLNDGDLITVSGLEIRVDHTPGHTPGSVMFNLPGDRHGESYCLVGDTLYAGTIGRTDMPGGSRAQTLRSLRGLLSKADQTVLLTGHGEDTTVGRERFANQFMVQASVWDGTGEPPRTIMGWKPGQRV is encoded by the coding sequence ATGTTCATCACCACCGTGGTGGCGGACGCCTTCGCCACCAAGTGCTATCTGGTGGCCACCGCCGAGGGGGGCGACTGTGTCGTCGTGGACCCCGGCTACGGGGTGGCCGAGCGTCTCGGGCAGGCCCTGGACCGGCACGGCCTGACCGCCCGGGCGGTGCTGCTGACCCACGGCCACCTGGACCACACCTACTCGGTGCCGGCCGTCGAGGCCACCCACCGCCTGCCGATCTACCTGCACCCGGCGGACCACCACATGCTGGCCGATCCGTTCAGCGGACTGGGCGACGAGTTCGGTCCCCAGTTCGCGCAGCTGCTCGGCCCGGAATGGAGCTGGCGGCAGCCCCACGATGTGCACACCCTCAACGACGGTGACCTGATCACGGTCTCCGGTCTGGAGATAAGGGTCGATCACACCCCCGGCCACACCCCCGGCTCGGTGATGTTCAACCTGCCCGGCGACCGGCATGGCGAGTCGTACTGCCTGGTGGGTGACACCCTGTACGCCGGCACGATCGGGCGCACCGACATGCCCGGCGGCAGCCGGGCCCAGACCCTGCGCTCGCTGCGCGGCCTGCTGAGCAAGGCGGACCAGACGGTGCTGCTGACCGGGCACGGGGAGGACACCACGGTGGGCCGGGAACGGTTCGCCAACCAGTTCATGGTGCAGGCCTCCGTCTGGGACGGCACCGGCGAACCTCCCCGGACCATCATGGGCTGGAAACCCGGGCAACGAGTCTGA
- a CDS encoding ATP-grasp domain-containing protein yields the protein MPPTRPLSPRAFVLTGAFRVICRNHRLLTELARRDLRILVLCPDTSRAQVEAVLSRPGPAADLITEVAYAAGAMDRESSFNPDVLAVLQDWRERYEVTGLYAMEETLVEPSGLAADMLGLPSPGLRASRACRSKYLQRCYLPELSPPSLTVPAHRRATVDLHALKYPVVVKPTARHASSGVLAAYCPEAVADLLGDYPSHETLLIEQRVEGQEFSVESLVQHGQVRFAAVTRKETTETHGRTFVELSHTILAGPVRIAGREVGDLLTEANQRVLTGLAFADGVTHSEWRVTEAGEPVLMEIAARTPGDGISLLYHLACGVPLEAPIIGIALGEQVDYPRPRRWARQVYLEHQPGVLRDVTVDWPGERVRWIGEADLWPTVRPGEPGDPPTLRAVLALKPPGAELGPLTCSDDRAVTFLIDADDEADLNRLEEQVRAAITLTVE from the coding sequence ATGCCGCCGACGCGCCCCCTGTCGCCGCGCGCCTTCGTGCTCACCGGAGCGTTCCGGGTCATCTGCCGCAACCACCGTCTCCTGACCGAACTGGCCCGGCGGGACCTGCGCATCCTCGTGCTCTGCCCGGACACCTCGCGGGCGCAGGTCGAGGCGGTGCTCAGCCGGCCGGGCCCGGCCGCCGACCTGATCACCGAGGTCGCCTACGCGGCCGGGGCCATGGACCGGGAGTCCTCCTTCAACCCCGATGTGCTGGCGGTGCTGCAGGACTGGCGGGAACGCTACGAGGTGACCGGCCTGTACGCCATGGAGGAGACCCTGGTCGAACCCAGTGGCCTGGCCGCCGACATGCTCGGTCTGCCCTCCCCCGGGCTGCGCGCCAGCCGGGCCTGCCGCAGCAAGTACCTGCAACGCTGCTATCTGCCCGAGTTGAGCCCACCCTCGTTGACGGTGCCCGCGCACCGGCGGGCCACCGTCGACCTGCACGCCCTGAAATATCCGGTGGTCGTCAAGCCGACCGCCCGGCACGCCAGTTCGGGGGTCCTCGCCGCATACTGCCCGGAGGCGGTCGCCGACCTGCTCGGCGACTATCCCTCCCACGAGACCCTGCTGATCGAGCAACGGGTCGAGGGCCAGGAGTTCTCGGTGGAGTCGCTGGTGCAGCACGGCCAGGTGCGGTTCGCCGCGGTCACCCGCAAGGAGACCACCGAGACGCACGGACGCACCTTCGTGGAGCTGTCCCACACCATCCTGGCCGGTCCGGTGCGCATCGCCGGCCGGGAGGTGGGTGACCTGCTCACCGAGGCCAACCAGCGGGTCCTGACCGGCCTGGCCTTCGCCGACGGCGTGACCCATTCCGAGTGGCGGGTCACCGAGGCCGGGGAGCCCGTCCTGATGGAGATAGCGGCCCGTACCCCGGGCGACGGCATCTCGTTGCTCTACCACCTGGCCTGCGGGGTCCCCCTGGAGGCACCCATCATCGGGATCGCGCTCGGCGAACAGGTCGACTACCCCCGGCCCCGGCGCTGGGCCCGCCAGGTCTACCTGGAACACCAGCCGGGGGTGCTGCGGGACGTCACCGTCGACTGGCCGGGCGAGCGGGTGCGCTGGATCGGCGAGGCCGACCTGTGGCCGACCGTGCGTCCCGGTGAGCCGGGTGACCCGCCGACCCTGCGGGCGGTGCTGGCGCTCAAGCCGCCCGGCGCCGAACTCGGCCCGCTGACCTGCTCGGACGACCGGGCGGTGACCTTCCTGATCGATGCCGACGACGAGGCCGACCTCAACCGACTGGAGGAGCAGGTTCGGGCCGCGATCACCCTGACCGTCGAGTAG
- a CDS encoding prenyltransferase/squalene oxidase repeat-containing protein, protein MTAPATTWAPPVTGDPDLWCTYAAVRTLAWLGRAGQTPAAAGTADFVRARRNPDGGYGWSKGMPSDAWATFYCTSTLTDLGQPLPEVADTARWLTGTWSGEAYAMTPGQEPEAWATHFSTRTAIEVCGGDVPDARRLLSWLAALQTRDGGLGWTPGHAAAGEADVRAVYYGVAAWRALHTRHPNPPPWDVPALLNWLQRRQSPSGAFRFDAEADTDCMWATYRAVAALGMLGARPSIDPVGWITGQQLPDGAFTRWPGYPVADVWASFCAVGALRQLGPVPPGTAEAVHRRIAELSCPGGGFTYREPRLAADALTVAATALTTDADAELRRWLESCRLPNEGGIMYMPGRGAEIRCTMWALAAGAFAEDPVTRTRIGDWLAGLQNPDGGFGFWHGRGSDLVSTAAAVGIAELTGGGLVSVERVAGYAAAAPAQGLRPGLQQARILAWAGHPEPHRVQALLDTHRVRGGGWAGQGNRMPDLLSTYEAVLTAGRFGIGVDPGPLAAFLDRTTSAAGVAWSPLAPPGPDPLARCLHGLLRRRLADPGFRLPALTLS, encoded by the coding sequence GTGACCGCCCCCGCGACCACCTGGGCCCCGCCGGTGACCGGCGACCCCGACCTGTGGTGCACGTACGCCGCCGTACGCACCCTGGCCTGGCTGGGGCGGGCCGGGCAGACCCCCGCGGCGGCGGGCACCGCCGACTTCGTACGCGCACGCCGCAACCCGGACGGCGGCTACGGGTGGAGCAAGGGGATGCCCTCGGACGCCTGGGCCACCTTCTACTGCACCTCCACCCTGACCGATCTGGGCCAGCCCCTGCCGGAGGTGGCCGACACCGCGCGCTGGCTGACCGGCACCTGGTCCGGGGAGGCGTACGCGATGACCCCCGGGCAGGAACCGGAGGCGTGGGCCACCCACTTCTCGACTCGTACCGCCATCGAGGTCTGTGGCGGCGACGTGCCGGACGCCCGGCGCCTGCTGTCCTGGCTGGCTGCCCTGCAGACCCGCGACGGAGGGCTGGGCTGGACCCCGGGGCACGCCGCGGCGGGTGAGGCCGACGTGCGGGCCGTCTACTACGGGGTGGCCGCCTGGCGGGCGCTGCACACCCGACACCCGAACCCGCCACCGTGGGACGTGCCGGCCCTGCTGAACTGGCTGCAGCGGCGGCAGTCCCCCTCCGGGGCCTTCCGGTTCGACGCCGAAGCGGACACCGACTGCATGTGGGCGACCTACCGGGCGGTCGCGGCGCTGGGCATGCTCGGTGCCCGTCCGAGCATCGACCCGGTCGGCTGGATCACCGGTCAGCAGCTGCCGGACGGGGCCTTCACCCGGTGGCCGGGCTATCCGGTGGCGGACGTGTGGGCGTCCTTCTGCGCGGTCGGTGCCCTGCGCCAACTCGGCCCCGTGCCGCCTGGGACGGCCGAGGCGGTGCACCGACGTATCGCGGAACTGAGCTGCCCCGGCGGTGGCTTCACCTACCGGGAGCCGCGCCTCGCCGCGGACGCGTTGACCGTCGCGGCGACCGCACTGACCACGGACGCCGACGCCGAGCTGCGCCGGTGGTTGGAGAGCTGCCGACTGCCCAATGAGGGCGGCATCATGTACATGCCCGGCCGAGGGGCGGAGATCCGCTGCACCATGTGGGCCCTGGCGGCCGGCGCCTTCGCCGAGGACCCGGTCACCCGCACCCGGATCGGGGACTGGCTGGCCGGCCTGCAGAACCCCGACGGCGGATTCGGATTCTGGCACGGACGCGGCTCCGACCTGGTCTCCACGGCCGCCGCGGTGGGCATCGCCGAACTGACCGGCGGCGGCCTGGTGTCGGTCGAACGGGTCGCGGGGTACGCCGCCGCGGCACCGGCGCAGGGGCTGCGTCCGGGGTTGCAGCAGGCCCGCATCCTGGCCTGGGCCGGGCACCCCGAGCCGCACCGGGTCCAGGCGCTGCTGGACACCCACCGGGTACGCGGGGGCGGCTGGGCCGGGCAGGGCAACCGGATGCCGGACCTGCTCTCCACCTACGAGGCGGTCCTCACCGCCGGGCGGTTCGGTATCGGGGTGGACCCCGGGCCGCTGGCCGCCTTCCTGGACCGCACCACCAGCGCCGCCGGGGTGGCCTGGAGTCCACTGGCCCCACCCGGACCGGACCCCTTGGCCCGCTGCCTGCACGGGTTGCTCCGCCGCCGGCTGGCCGATCCGGGGTTCCGCCTGCCCGCCCTCACCCTGTCGTAG
- a CDS encoding acyl carrier protein, translated as MNTDELQQQIRAVLRRTIGEPVDNLGPDDDLATALGSRYDSLTALECISAIESSFDIEVDFVGQDVRYWFATLGRMTTFVRDQLEDRASLGGVR; from the coding sequence ATGAACACCGACGAGTTGCAGCAACAGATTCGGGCGGTCCTGCGGCGGACCATCGGCGAGCCGGTCGACAACCTGGGCCCGGACGACGACCTGGCCACCGCCCTGGGTAGCCGCTACGACAGCCTCACCGCCCTGGAGTGCATCAGCGCCATCGAGAGCAGCTTCGACATCGAGGTCGACTTCGTCGGCCAGGACGTCCGCTACTGGTTCGCCACCCTCGGCCGGATGACCACCTTCGTCCGTGACCAGCTGGAGGATCGGGCGTCGCTGGGCGGTGTGAGATGA
- a CDS encoding class I adenylate-forming enzyme family protein: MTTAAVAQTAFATSGQSGQPGVWWRTQEQLQAEVELLAQVIGAPFDRVVTYAPTEHLYGHLFGVLLPQHLGVPVRHLWQNPLEPPSLADDERTLLVCLPATWVLLRSLVGRLRAAPAVTAVHSSGPITRHTRQVLREVAGGAFQAVEILGSTETGGVAHRRLAPRPATPTTWTLFDDVTLVGAGTGEQPLRVASPRLARTPAQTRPPATHTMEDLVRPVGSRQFDLVGRASRMIKVNGRRVRLEEIENSLRSELPTTEVVCVPRVDDVRAEHYDLYYAGGSSPETVHSALRAALPGVPPPRLVQAVGHIPRGVTGKVRLDRLLAEARKEPAIGRPDDR, encoded by the coding sequence ATGACCACCGCCGCGGTGGCGCAGACGGCCTTCGCCACCTCCGGGCAGTCCGGGCAGCCGGGCGTCTGGTGGCGTACCCAGGAGCAGTTGCAGGCCGAGGTGGAGCTGCTGGCCCAGGTCATCGGCGCACCGTTCGACCGGGTGGTCACCTACGCCCCGACGGAACACCTCTACGGTCACCTCTTCGGGGTCCTGCTGCCGCAGCACCTGGGGGTACCGGTGCGGCACCTGTGGCAGAACCCCCTGGAACCCCCGAGCCTCGCCGACGACGAGCGGACCCTGCTGGTCTGTCTGCCCGCCACCTGGGTGCTGCTGCGCAGCCTGGTCGGGCGGCTGCGGGCCGCTCCGGCGGTGACCGCGGTGCACAGCAGCGGACCGATCACCCGGCACACCCGGCAGGTGCTGCGCGAGGTGGCGGGCGGCGCCTTCCAGGCGGTGGAGATCCTCGGCTCCACCGAGACCGGCGGGGTGGCCCACCGACGGCTCGCCCCCCGGCCGGCCACCCCCACCACCTGGACCCTGTTCGACGACGTCACCCTGGTCGGTGCGGGGACCGGAGAGCAGCCCCTGCGGGTGGCCAGCCCTCGGCTGGCTCGAACCCCCGCACAGACCCGGCCGCCGGCCACGCACACCATGGAGGATCTGGTGCGCCCGGTGGGCAGCCGACAGTTCGACCTGGTGGGCCGCGCCAGCCGCATGATCAAGGTGAACGGTCGGCGGGTCCGACTGGAGGAGATCGAGAACAGCCTGCGGTCCGAGCTACCCACCACCGAGGTGGTCTGCGTACCCCGGGTCGACGACGTGCGGGCCGAGCACTACGACCTGTACTACGCCGGCGGCTCCAGCCCGGAGACGGTGCACTCCGCGCTGCGTGCCGCGCTGCCCGGGGTGCCGCCGCCGCGGCTGGTGCAGGCGGTCGGACACATCCCGCGCGGCGTCACCGGCAAGGTCCGCCTGGACCGGCTGCTGGCCGAGGCCCGCAAGGAACCAGCGATTGGACGACCCGATGACCGATGA
- a CDS encoding MFS transporter has product MTSTLLNPPTPKGGGLWRHADFRRYWVSQTVSRTGTNVAELVLPLAAITMFDASAQQLGWINSAAFAPYLLISLWAGVWIDRRRKRSLLVTAEIGRVLALAAIPALALAGLLQVNMLIVVAFLLGVCAVLFDVSGSAYLPSLVGRDQLLDGNSKLQASIVVTNSGGPALGGVLVQVLAAPVVLAMSAVASLVSLGALAGIRQTEQAPANPEGRRRTLAEIGEALRFIARDRYLRFLTVRSGVNNLFFIARNTLLPLFIIQVLDLGSAVLGLILGVGAIGALIGAGLAKRLADRLGPGRVIAVGYGVASVVQILLPAAGGPPVVALAILLPMFFVSGMFMTVGNTNVATLQQMLIPRRQLGRVIAGMRTVTWGSMPIGALLGGTLGTLIGIRETLIITAVGFCLSALWIALSPIAKLREMPAAPQD; this is encoded by the coding sequence GTGACCAGCACCCTGCTCAACCCGCCCACTCCCAAGGGTGGCGGGCTGTGGCGGCACGCCGACTTCCGCAGGTACTGGGTGAGCCAGACCGTGTCGCGTACCGGCACCAATGTCGCCGAACTGGTGCTGCCGCTGGCGGCCATCACGATGTTCGACGCCAGTGCTCAGCAGCTCGGCTGGATCAACAGCGCCGCATTCGCGCCGTACCTGCTGATCTCCCTGTGGGCCGGGGTGTGGATCGACCGGCGGCGCAAGCGGTCCCTGCTGGTCACCGCCGAGATCGGCCGGGTCCTGGCGCTGGCCGCCATCCCGGCCCTGGCCCTGGCCGGACTGCTCCAGGTCAACATGCTGATCGTCGTAGCCTTCCTGCTGGGCGTCTGCGCCGTGCTGTTCGACGTGTCCGGATCGGCCTACCTGCCCTCCCTGGTCGGCCGGGACCAACTGCTCGACGGCAACAGCAAGCTCCAGGCCAGCATCGTGGTGACCAACTCCGGTGGGCCGGCCCTGGGCGGTGTGCTGGTACAGGTCCTGGCCGCACCGGTCGTGCTGGCGATGAGCGCGGTGGCCAGTCTGGTGTCGCTGGGCGCCCTGGCCGGCATCCGGCAGACCGAGCAGGCCCCGGCCAACCCGGAGGGCAGGCGCCGGACCCTGGCGGAGATCGGCGAGGCGTTGCGGTTCATCGCCCGCGACCGCTACCTGCGCTTCCTCACCGTACGGTCCGGGGTGAACAACCTGTTCTTCATCGCCCGCAACACCCTGCTGCCGCTGTTCATCATCCAGGTCCTGGATCTGGGCAGCGCCGTGCTCGGCCTGATCCTCGGGGTCGGCGCGATCGGTGCGCTGATCGGCGCCGGCCTGGCCAAGCGGCTCGCCGACCGGCTGGGCCCGGGACGGGTGATCGCGGTCGGCTACGGCGTGGCCTCGGTGGTGCAGATCCTGTTGCCGGCCGCCGGCGGCCCACCGGTGGTGGCGTTGGCCATCCTGCTGCCGATGTTCTTCGTCAGCGGCATGTTCATGACCGTCGGCAACACCAATGTGGCCACCCTTCAGCAGATGCTCATCCCGCGTCGCCAACTCGGTCGGGTGATCGCCGGGATGCGGACCGTGACCTGGGGCAGCATGCCGATCGGTGCGCTGCTCGGCGGCACCCTGGGCACCCTCATCGGGATCCGCGAGACCTTGATCATCACCGCCGTCGGCTTCTGCCTGTCCGCCCTCTGGATCGCCCTGTCCCCGATCGCCAAGCTGCGCGAGATGCCCGCCGCACCCCAAGACTGA